Proteins encoded in a region of the Brevefilum fermentans genome:
- a CDS encoding 6-phospho-beta-glucosidase, which produces MLKVAVIGGGSTYTPELFQGFLQRQDEFTLDELWLMDTDRKRLKIVGNFVKKIAKAHGAHFKIVLSSKQRSAIKNADYVITQIRVGKMDARKGDEYLGKRHGLIGQETTGVGGMACALRTVPVILDIARDMQKYAPEALLVNFTNPAGLVTEALARYAPDIQSVGVCNVAVNVKMEIVKYLNEHLNSLIKPDEVRVDCLGLNHLTWFYGLRINGQDYWPQVIQAIIRKFSTEDDPLFDIQTVKSLNMLPNYYLQNYYYTDKLLKAQEKWPPSRAEEVAAIEVNLMKQFQEKDRVDLPDDMMKRGGAHYSTVATQLLNAHFNDLHQSQVLNVRHNGAVMGWNKDWVLELPCEVSASGVKPFPTRPLPPVCEGLVSQVKAYELLTIEAAIKGDYDAAYQALLAHPLGPSADRIQEVLDDMLEINRDYLPQFFG; this is translated from the coding sequence ATGTTAAAAGTTGCTGTGATCGGCGGTGGATCAACCTATACTCCTGAACTTTTCCAGGGTTTTTTACAACGCCAGGATGAGTTTACTCTTGACGAGTTATGGTTAATGGACACTGACAGGAAGCGGTTGAAAATCGTGGGCAATTTTGTAAAAAAGATTGCCAAAGCACATGGGGCACATTTTAAAATTGTCCTCAGTTCTAAACAACGATCAGCCATCAAAAACGCTGATTATGTTATCACCCAAATCCGGGTGGGAAAGATGGACGCTCGCAAGGGGGATGAATATTTAGGAAAACGACACGGTTTGATCGGCCAGGAAACCACCGGCGTGGGCGGAATGGCTTGCGCGCTGCGAACTGTTCCGGTCATTTTAGATATTGCACGTGACATGCAAAAGTATGCTCCCGAAGCCCTGCTGGTCAACTTCACCAACCCTGCAGGCCTGGTCACTGAAGCCCTTGCGCGCTATGCACCGGATATTCAATCGGTTGGCGTGTGCAATGTCGCTGTTAATGTCAAAATGGAGATCGTGAAATACCTTAATGAGCATTTAAACAGCTTGATAAAGCCTGATGAGGTGCGGGTTGATTGCTTGGGGTTGAACCATTTAACCTGGTTTTATGGTCTGAGAATTAACGGGCAAGATTATTGGCCGCAGGTCATACAAGCGATCATCAGAAAATTTTCCACTGAAGACGATCCCTTATTTGATATTCAGACTGTAAAAAGTTTAAATATGCTCCCTAACTATTATTTACAAAATTATTACTATACCGATAAACTGCTCAAAGCTCAGGAAAAGTGGCCACCCTCCAGGGCAGAAGAAGTTGCTGCAATTGAAGTTAACCTGATGAAACAATTCCAGGAAAAGGATCGGGTTGACCTTCCTGATGATATGATGAAGCGTGGCGGCGCGCATTATTCGACAGTCGCAACACAATTGTTGAATGCACACTTCAACGACCTTCACCAAAGCCAGGTATTGAACGTGCGGCACAATGGCGCGGTTATGGGTTGGAACAAAGACTGGGTCCTTGAGTTGCCCTGCGAGGTATCAGCCTCGGGGGTGAAACCATTTCCAACCAGACCGCTACCGCCTGTATGTGAAGGCCTGGTCTCTCAGGTTAAGGCTTATGAACTGCTGACGATTGAAGCTGCTATTAAGGGTGATTATGATGCCGCTTATCAAGCATTGCTCGCTCATCCATTGGGTCCATCGGCTGATCGGATTCAAGAGGTGCTGGATGATATGCTTGAAATCAATCGAGATTATCTACCTCAATTCTTTGGATAA
- a CDS encoding NifB/NifX family molybdenum-iron cluster-binding protein, whose translation MIIIITSQSKDLESQPNPQFGRTPYFIKYNLESDEWEALENPAQKEPGGAGIAAAQFVIDNNAKAVVSGRFGPNAHNVLRTAGVELLTFDANCESIKQVIKFYKEGSLTKG comes from the coding sequence ATGATCATCATTATTACCAGTCAGAGTAAAGATTTAGAAAGCCAACCCAATCCGCAATTTGGACGCACGCCGTACTTCATCAAATATAATCTTGAGAGTGATGAATGGGAAGCCCTGGAAAACCCTGCACAAAAAGAACCTGGTGGAGCAGGTATCGCAGCAGCACAATTCGTGATTGATAACAATGCTAAGGCTGTTGTCAGCGGAAGGTTCGGGCCCAACGCCCACAATGTTCTTAGAACTGCTGGCGTTGAATTGTTAACTTTTGATGCGAATTGCGAATCGATCAAACAGGTTATAAAATTTTATAAAGAAGGATCCCTGACAAAAGGATAA
- a CDS encoding DegT/DnrJ/EryC1/StrS family aminotransferase yields the protein MPDLALLGGQPVRTEPYPRWPVFDDAEVQSITKTVLSGRWGGSPFPGPNTVEFSEKFSELMGGGIALPMINGTITMEVALRAAGIGWGDEVIVPAYTFQATAAAPMMAGAIPVIVDISADNYCIDPQEVERAITPKTKAIIPVHIAARMTDMDAIMDIAKAHNLIVIEDAAHSHGACWRDKCSGTIGDFGSFSLHSAKIITTGEGGVLLCKDKNMAERVASLIDCGRPKDANKQNFTMGENYRWSELHAALGLVALERFPSQMDQREEMADYLEESLNGFPGIRFLKRDPRLTRRSHYRYIIKIDPEHFGCNNATFCYVLIAEGLPVDTGYPPMHRYNLFQPQLSKLPVPAAFPEYFDFDAMSFPVAETAAEKEAVWMGEAIFRAGKKGIDDLVNGLLKLQQNRDKLPQIAVEFADKIDAYNLPIQFLKKKV from the coding sequence ATGCCTGATTTAGCATTACTGGGCGGTCAGCCTGTTCGAACAGAACCTTACCCACGGTGGCCAGTCTTTGATGACGCGGAGGTCCAATCCATCACCAAAACGGTGTTGTCAGGGCGCTGGGGCGGTTCGCCTTTCCCAGGGCCGAACACAGTTGAATTTTCAGAGAAATTCTCCGAGTTGATGGGCGGGGGAATTGCGTTACCCATGATTAATGGAACCATCACCATGGAGGTGGCATTACGTGCTGCTGGAATTGGCTGGGGGGATGAAGTCATTGTGCCGGCTTACACCTTCCAGGCTACAGCAGCCGCGCCCATGATGGCTGGTGCGATTCCGGTGATTGTCGATATCAGTGCGGATAATTACTGCATTGATCCTCAGGAAGTTGAACGAGCAATCACCCCAAAAACGAAAGCCATTATCCCAGTTCACATTGCTGCTCGAATGACTGACATGGATGCAATTATGGATATTGCAAAGGCGCACAATTTAATCGTCATCGAAGATGCTGCCCACTCCCATGGCGCTTGTTGGCGAGATAAGTGTTCCGGAACAATTGGCGATTTCGGCTCCTTCAGTTTACATTCTGCAAAAATCATCACAACAGGTGAAGGTGGTGTCCTGCTTTGCAAGGACAAAAATATGGCTGAACGGGTTGCCAGTCTTATTGATTGTGGACGCCCCAAAGATGCCAATAAACAAAATTTCACCATGGGTGAAAACTACCGCTGGTCAGAATTACACGCTGCCCTGGGCTTGGTAGCATTAGAACGTTTCCCATCGCAGATGGACCAACGGGAAGAAATGGCAGATTATTTGGAAGAATCTCTTAACGGCTTTCCCGGAATTCGCTTTTTAAAACGTGATCCCAGGCTTACCCGTCGCAGTCATTACCGCTATATCATCAAAATTGACCCGGAGCATTTTGGCTGCAACAATGCCACTTTCTGCTATGTGCTGATTGCAGAAGGTCTGCCTGTGGACACGGGTTATCCTCCCATGCATCGGTATAATCTTTTCCAACCTCAGCTTTCTAAGTTGCCCGTTCCCGCAGCATTCCCTGAATATTTCGATTTCGATGCAATGTCTTTTCCAGTCGCAGAAACTGCAGCTGAAAAAGAAGCGGTCTGGATGGGTGAAGCGATCTTCAGAGCTGGAAAGAAAGGTATCGATGACCTTGTGAACGGATTGCTAAAGCTGCAGCAGAACCGGGATAAATTACCGCAAATTGCCGTAGAATTCGCAGATAAAATTGATGCCTACAATCTGCCAATCCAGTTTCTTAAGAAAAAGGTTTAG
- a CDS encoding gamma-glutamyltransferase family protein yields the protein MQFDYEFRSRRSNIIAHNGMVASSQPLASLAGLDILRAGGTAADAAVAIAAMLAVVEPFSTGIGGDCFVLYWDASTKTVSALNGSGPTAQSANLEELKSSGYERHPHFTGHAVSVPGTVAAWDALLQRFGRLSLADTLAPAIKYAIEGFPVTELIGSGWPLMIDRLLRINNDPAQPKHLQHPGPAQPSGNEFLIDGRAPRVGEMMTLTSLGETMMQIASEGRDFIYEGDFAHKACDHIKLYGGWLEPSDFSGFKAEWIEPIHADYRDVRLYECPPNGQGLAAIMATKIANEFNLSSMNEVERIHTLIECMRLGFLEALRWVADPHFVGIPYENLFSEDYVQKQVGSIRAKQAIKNLPVKITPSGGDTVYLSVIDGEGNGCSLINSLYFGGGTGLVVPGTGVMMQNRAALFELDPHHPNALLGGKRPYHTIIPGMLTKEGELLASFGVMGGFMQPQGHLQVLSNLVDLRHNPQQALDTPRFCLNINDGGGVGAEDPGGEVFIEKGFDFDTLAALRNMGHRISPVSGRQRQIFGGGQVIQRDFESGVLIAGSDPRKDGCALGW from the coding sequence GTGCAATTTGATTATGAATTTCGATCCAGACGCAGCAACATTATCGCGCATAATGGGATGGTAGCCTCCAGTCAACCGCTGGCATCTTTGGCTGGTTTGGATATTCTGCGCGCAGGCGGCACAGCAGCCGATGCTGCTGTGGCCATCGCAGCGATGTTAGCTGTCGTAGAGCCATTTTCCACCGGGATTGGCGGTGATTGTTTTGTTTTATACTGGGATGCTTCCACCAAGACAGTCTCGGCGCTCAATGGCAGTGGACCTACAGCCCAATCAGCAAACCTTGAAGAATTAAAATCTTCTGGATACGAACGACATCCCCACTTTACCGGTCATGCAGTCAGTGTACCGGGGACTGTTGCCGCGTGGGACGCATTGTTGCAACGTTTCGGTCGTCTGTCGCTGGCTGACACATTAGCGCCAGCGATCAAGTATGCCATAGAGGGTTTTCCAGTCACCGAGCTGATTGGTTCAGGATGGCCTCTGATGATTGACCGATTGTTGAGAATTAACAATGATCCGGCCCAGCCCAAACACCTTCAGCATCCTGGCCCTGCACAACCCAGTGGCAACGAATTCTTGATTGATGGGCGAGCGCCCAGGGTTGGCGAGATGATGACACTGACCAGCCTGGGCGAAACCATGATGCAAATTGCTTCTGAGGGTCGAGATTTTATTTACGAGGGCGATTTTGCTCACAAAGCTTGCGACCACATCAAATTATATGGCGGTTGGCTTGAACCATCCGATTTTTCAGGTTTTAAAGCAGAATGGATTGAACCCATTCACGCAGATTATCGAGATGTTCGCCTGTATGAATGCCCGCCTAACGGCCAGGGGTTAGCTGCGATTATGGCTACGAAAATTGCCAATGAATTCAACCTGTCATCAATGAACGAGGTCGAACGGATACATACACTGATTGAGTGCATGCGATTGGGCTTTCTTGAGGCGTTGCGATGGGTTGCTGACCCCCATTTTGTGGGCATTCCTTACGAAAATCTCTTTTCAGAGGACTATGTGCAAAAGCAGGTTGGTTCAATCCGGGCAAAACAGGCGATTAAAAATCTGCCTGTAAAAATCACGCCTTCGGGTGGAGATACGGTTTACCTCAGCGTCATTGACGGAGAAGGAAATGGCTGTTCCCTGATCAACAGCCTGTACTTTGGCGGTGGCACCGGACTGGTTGTTCCGGGAACAGGTGTGATGATGCAAAATCGTGCCGCATTATTTGAGCTTGACCCCCACCATCCAAATGCATTGCTGGGAGGGAAAAGACCATATCACACGATTATTCCAGGAATGCTCACAAAAGAAGGGGAGTTACTGGCAAGTTTCGGTGTTATGGGTGGATTTATGCAGCCACAAGGCCATCTCCAGGTTCTATCCAATCTTGTCGATTTACGCCACAACCCCCAGCAAGCTTTGGATACACCTCGGTTTTGCCTGAACATCAACGACGGAGGCGGTGTGGGCGCTGAAGATCCCGGTGGAGAAGTTTTTATTGAAAAAGGATTTGATTTCGACACACTGGCAGCCCTGAGAAATATGGGGCACCGCATTTCACCCGTCAGCGGACGACAACGTCAGATATTTGGTGGCGGTCAGGTGATTCAAAGGGACTTTGAAAGCGGCGTGCTTATAGCAGGGAGCGATCCTCGCAAGGACGGATGCGCCCTGGGCTGGTAA
- a CDS encoding DUF5320 domain-containing protein — translation MPGFDGTGPEGRGPFGRRLGPCAEGDERGLFFFRRGRRGGGRGYRWFNARYIDVNPDLEAEKRFLERRLDAINQMIGKSKEKE, via the coding sequence ATGCCTGGATTTGATGGAACTGGACCTGAAGGACGTGGACCTTTTGGTCGCAGACTTGGACCATGTGCTGAAGGTGACGAACGCGGCTTGTTTTTCTTCCGACGTGGAAGGCGCGGTGGTGGGCGTGGGTACCGCTGGTTCAATGCTCGATATATTGACGTAAATCCTGATCTTGAAGCGGAAAAGCGCTTTCTTGAAAGGCGCCTTGACGCTATAAACCAGATGATTGGTAAAAGCAAAGAAAAAGAGTAA
- a CDS encoding class I SAM-dependent methyltransferase — protein MDNEKIYDEFSGNYDRFVNWEGRLALELPFLINELSQVKKNIDTPVSVLDIACGTGQHIIALQKHGFTGSGADISEEMVKTARENAQAAHLEIPFNQAGFGELALTYGDQQFDSIICLGNSLPHILDEAAMMTALADFKSVLRPGGKIIIQNRNFDSILKTHNRWMEPETYREDEHTWIFMRFYDFDPDGRITFHIVILHDQNQGIFQQNVVSTRLWPFSYLQLVYWLEKAGFDEIKLFGNLQGDVFDINQSPNLVVTACAQ, from the coding sequence ATGGACAACGAAAAAATTTACGATGAATTCAGTGGAAACTATGACCGGTTTGTCAACTGGGAGGGGCGATTGGCGTTAGAACTACCGTTCTTAATCAACGAACTTTCCCAGGTTAAGAAAAATATTGACACTCCGGTTAGCGTTTTAGACATCGCTTGTGGAACCGGACAGCATATCATCGCACTTCAGAAACATGGTTTCACCGGTTCAGGTGCCGACATCAGCGAGGAAATGGTTAAGACAGCAAGGGAGAACGCGCAAGCAGCACACCTTGAAATCCCCTTCAACCAGGCTGGTTTTGGCGAGTTGGCGCTGACTTATGGCGACCAGCAGTTCGACAGCATCATTTGTTTGGGCAATTCGCTCCCCCATATTCTGGATGAGGCAGCGATGATGACAGCACTTGCGGATTTTAAGTCGGTATTGCGACCCGGTGGGAAAATCATTATCCAAAACCGCAACTTTGACAGCATTCTGAAAACACACAACCGATGGATGGAGCCTGAAACTTACCGGGAGGATGAGCATACTTGGATCTTTATGCGGTTTTATGACTTTGATCCTGATGGACGGATCACATTTCATATTGTTATTCTGCACGACCAAAATCAAGGCATTTTCCAACAGAACGTGGTCAGTACCCGTTTGTGGCCTTTTTCTTACCTGCAGTTGGTCTATTGGCTTGAAAAAGCGGGTTTTGACGAGATTAAGCTTTTTGGTAATCTTCAGGGTGATGTTTTTGATATCAACCAATCGCCAAACCTGGTGGTTACTGCCTGTGCACAATAA
- a CDS encoding LCP family glycopolymer transferase, whose product MAKKVLYLTLLMMLVLLLTACGVWVNWWNQPLGEVLTFPTPTIEPTMTTISVQSNEKTPTTAATPYPTPVSSPEPTESPEPVEDKPKPMYVLVAGIASTGSNYRYGLADAIRIVRIDFETPRVTVLTLPRDLWVELPGIKKEYKTLTHGKLNTAYSYGTPAMNRYQGEGGGPGLLAHTIAHNYGLAVDHYVIIDMDVFIEIVDALGGIDIYLHRTWDGRVDTSNDDYLEWVFEEGQHHMKGEEALRFARIRLNDTEIMRTDNQTAVLCAIKNKALQPQVLTALPDLVNAFHGKIQTDLSPAQIGQMVTLLPKLSHENLLFIRFPNNMMVPGRVFDPSLNNTTFIWDIPIEDIRDFIQDFQNDAITTDIGGGGRLCP is encoded by the coding sequence ATGGCTAAGAAAGTCCTTTACCTCACCCTATTGATGATGCTGGTTTTATTGTTAACCGCCTGTGGGGTTTGGGTGAACTGGTGGAATCAGCCATTAGGAGAGGTTTTAACCTTTCCTACACCCACTATTGAGCCAACAATGACAACTATTTCTGTCCAGAGCAATGAAAAAACACCAACAACCGCTGCCACACCGTATCCCACGCCTGTATCATCGCCTGAACCGACGGAGTCGCCTGAGCCCGTTGAAGATAAACCAAAGCCGATGTACGTACTGGTTGCTGGTATTGCCAGCACAGGCTCAAATTATCGATATGGCCTGGCCGATGCCATACGAATTGTGCGAATCGACTTTGAAACCCCCAGAGTGACTGTGCTGACCCTGCCGCGCGACCTGTGGGTTGAGTTGCCAGGCATAAAAAAGGAATATAAAACTCTGACCCATGGGAAACTCAACACCGCCTATTCCTATGGCACGCCAGCCATGAATCGGTACCAGGGCGAGGGCGGGGGACCAGGGTTATTAGCGCATACCATTGCCCACAATTATGGCCTGGCGGTTGACCATTATGTCATCATCGATATGGATGTTTTTATTGAGATTGTGGACGCTCTGGGTGGAATTGACATCTACCTTCACCGAACCTGGGATGGGCGAGTAGATACCAGCAATGACGATTATTTAGAATGGGTTTTTGAAGAAGGTCAACATCACATGAAGGGCGAAGAAGCACTTCGTTTTGCTCGGATTCGATTGAATGACACCGAAATCATGCGCACCGACAATCAAACAGCGGTCCTATGCGCAATTAAAAATAAAGCCTTGCAGCCTCAAGTACTTACAGCATTGCCGGACCTGGTCAATGCTTTTCATGGAAAGATTCAAACAGATTTATCGCCAGCGCAAATCGGTCAAATGGTGACCCTGCTACCAAAATTATCTCACGAAAACCTGCTTTTTATTCGTTTTCCAAATAATATGATGGTACCCGGACGAGTTTTTGACCCATCACTAAATAACACAACTTTTATCTGGGACATTCCCATTGAAGATATCAGGGATTTCATTCAAGACTTTCAAAACGATGCTATTACAACCGATATTGGCGGCGGAGGGAGGCTTTGCCCATAA
- a CDS encoding helix-turn-helix transcriptional regulator, whose translation MFKENGSDDFAGFNGRGRGRGLGRGRRWLGDYSLMDIRLVEPALLIFLDQDGLHGYGLLEKLAGIGLTEINPSMIYRILRDYEELGLVQSEWDADTTQGPPKRVYTITSEGRLALEQAATSLRVTAQRIEAMLDLFDLSES comes from the coding sequence ATGTTTAAAGAGAACGGAAGTGATGATTTTGCCGGTTTTAATGGGCGAGGTCGTGGTCGAGGGCTTGGAAGAGGGCGACGCTGGTTGGGAGATTATTCATTAATGGACATCCGCCTGGTTGAACCAGCCTTATTAATTTTTTTAGATCAGGATGGTTTACATGGGTACGGCTTACTGGAAAAACTTGCTGGAATCGGATTAACGGAAATCAATCCGAGCATGATCTATCGTATTTTGCGAGATTATGAGGAACTCGGTTTGGTTCAATCTGAATGGGATGCAGATACGACTCAAGGCCCGCCCAAACGAGTGTATACCATCACCTCAGAAGGGCGTTTAGCTTTAGAACAAGCCGCCACTTCATTGAGAGTCACTGCCCAACGGATAGAAGCGATGTTAGATTTATTTGATTTATCAGAGTCTTAG
- a CDS encoding threonine synthase — MQVFCFDCGYTTALTLDVWRCPSCGGAWEPAALPAFDAANILRQDFSIWRYGSMLGLDIVTPFVPMGVGWTPLVPAMLFGKKIHLKLEYLQPTGSFKDRGINAMVNQLVHMGVSSMIEDSSGNAGASLAAHGAKFGIHTEIYVPEDASRFKQHQISIYGVDLKTVSGTRKDTERAAHAAVGVRGTYASHAYHPAYLSGQMTVAFEVWEQLEGKTPDWILYPVAQGGQFIGAWLGWSKLYEAGLINRLPRMVAVQSAQVSPLYLAWRDGFDVVQAITPTGRTIADGVNISNPVRGKRLLHVVSESRGRVMAIQDHAISEGQRKLAKLGFYVEPTSALVCAALKELIAEIHEDDLVLLPLTGNGLKGEPTFNRV; from the coding sequence ATGCAAGTTTTTTGCTTTGATTGCGGTTATACAACTGCGTTAACGCTTGACGTGTGGAGATGCCCATCCTGTGGCGGCGCCTGGGAACCAGCAGCTTTACCCGCCTTCGATGCTGCAAACATCCTACGCCAGGATTTTTCTATCTGGCGCTACGGGTCAATGCTCGGATTGGATATCGTTACGCCATTCGTCCCCATGGGCGTTGGGTGGACGCCCCTGGTTCCCGCAATGCTTTTTGGTAAAAAAATTCACCTAAAACTCGAATATTTGCAACCTACAGGTTCGTTTAAAGACCGTGGCATCAATGCGATGGTTAACCAATTGGTGCACATGGGTGTCAGCTCGATGATTGAGGACTCTTCCGGAAATGCAGGGGCATCTCTGGCTGCCCACGGCGCCAAATTTGGCATCCATACTGAAATTTATGTTCCCGAAGACGCTTCAAGATTCAAACAACACCAAATTTCAATCTACGGAGTTGATTTAAAAACGGTCTCGGGAACAAGAAAAGATACGGAACGAGCTGCCCATGCGGCCGTGGGTGTGAGGGGCACCTATGCCTCACACGCTTATCATCCTGCTTACCTATCCGGTCAAATGACAGTTGCGTTTGAGGTTTGGGAACAGCTTGAAGGAAAAACACCGGATTGGATCCTGTATCCTGTTGCGCAGGGGGGACAATTCATTGGGGCCTGGTTGGGATGGTCAAAGCTTTACGAGGCGGGATTAATTAATCGCTTGCCACGCATGGTTGCAGTGCAATCAGCCCAGGTGTCGCCTTTATATCTGGCCTGGCGTGATGGTTTTGATGTTGTGCAAGCTATTACACCAACTGGACGCACCATTGCTGATGGAGTGAATATCTCAAATCCTGTTCGTGGGAAACGATTATTGCACGTGGTCAGTGAATCACGCGGGAGAGTAATGGCAATCCAGGACCACGCAATCAGTGAAGGGCAGCGAAAACTTGCAAAATTGGGTTTTTATGTTGAGCCAACAAGCGCACTGGTGTGCGCTGCATTGAAAGAACTGATCGCTGAAATTCACGAAGATGACCTGGTTTTGCTTCCTCTGACTGGCAATGGCTTAAAGGGGGAACCGACCTTTAATCGCGTCTAA
- a CDS encoding N-acetylglucosamine kinase encodes MDNKQMQHGYLLGVDVGSSKTHALITDCSGKTLGFGEAGGGNHDVVGVDGFKHAMQRAIQSAIQTARIQSEDVLALGLGISGYDWPSQDGVMVEAIEALEIGCPYQYTNDVLLGLIAGSSEGWGVAVVAGTGNNVRGRNRAGQVGRITGNSVYFGEIGGGSEIVWLTQVAVTHAWTQRSPKTALTQMLISFTEAPNEFELIQGIATGYFHLPPFLAEEVFRIAQEGDRVALDIINTSARELALNVNAVVRQLALHDEKFDLVMIGSIFQSGEIYLSPFRETVLAFAPHANLVHLTVPPVVGSVLLAAQTIGIEPGTIKDTVVSSISDYPIGNDQEF; translated from the coding sequence TTGGATAACAAGCAAATGCAGCACGGCTATCTTTTAGGCGTGGATGTTGGATCCAGTAAAACCCATGCATTAATCACGGATTGTTCAGGAAAAACCCTGGGGTTTGGCGAGGCAGGCGGTGGAAACCACGATGTTGTTGGTGTAGATGGCTTTAAACACGCCATGCAAAGAGCTATCCAAAGCGCCATTCAAACGGCACGGATTCAATCTGAAGATGTTCTGGCATTGGGGCTGGGCATCTCGGGATATGACTGGCCATCCCAAGATGGGGTCATGGTTGAAGCCATTGAGGCTTTGGAGATTGGATGTCCGTATCAATATACCAACGATGTTCTTTTAGGGTTAATCGCAGGTTCATCCGAGGGCTGGGGTGTGGCGGTAGTCGCTGGAACCGGGAATAATGTTCGTGGGCGGAACCGAGCCGGGCAGGTGGGCCGCATTACTGGAAACAGCGTTTATTTTGGAGAAATTGGTGGCGGAAGTGAAATTGTATGGTTGACTCAAGTTGCTGTCACACATGCCTGGACGCAACGCAGCCCAAAGACTGCACTGACTCAGATGCTGATCTCATTCACAGAGGCTCCCAACGAATTTGAACTGATCCAAGGCATAGCTACTGGGTATTTCCATCTCCCGCCTTTCCTTGCTGAGGAAGTTTTTCGGATTGCGCAGGAAGGCGATCGGGTAGCGCTTGACATCATCAATACATCTGCCCGTGAATTGGCACTGAATGTAAATGCTGTCGTCCGCCAACTGGCACTGCACGATGAAAAATTTGATCTCGTTATGATTGGCAGCATCTTTCAATCCGGAGAAATCTATCTAAGTCCATTTCGTGAGACCGTATTGGCATTTGCTCCCCACGCAAATCTGGTTCACTTAACCGTGCCGCCTGTTGTTGGATCAGTTTTGCTGGCTGCTCAAACAATTGGAATCGAACCTGGAACGATCAAGGATACAGTTGTCAGCTCGATTAGCGATTATCCAATTGGCAATGATCAAGAATTCTGA
- a CDS encoding nucleotide-binding protein, which yields MKIAIASGKGGTGKTMVATSLAASLAPNYRVHLVDCDVEAPNTHLFLKPEVHASSSAVVNIPQIDPDICNLCGVCVEVCQFHALAMIAEQILVFPQLCHGCGSCTLACPMKAISEFPKEVGKLNQGKTAACIKNDFGVMTISEAMPTPIIYQLKALESGPSDVTLLDAPPGASCAVVATIYDADYVLLVTESTPFGLHDLEKALGIVSKIGSPAGVIINRDGIGDGQVEAYLAQTPYPILMKIPYHVKIAEGLGSGKLLVDIFPSLRVDFLNLFKQISESIST from the coding sequence ATGAAAATTGCCATCGCCAGCGGTAAGGGTGGGACTGGAAAAACAATGGTTGCCACCAGTTTAGCAGCATCACTAGCACCAAACTATCGAGTTCATCTTGTCGATTGTGATGTTGAAGCTCCAAATACGCATTTGTTTTTAAAACCAGAGGTTCATGCCTCATCTTCAGCAGTGGTGAACATACCCCAAATCGACCCTGACATCTGCAATTTATGCGGTGTTTGTGTTGAGGTGTGCCAGTTCCATGCCCTGGCGATGATTGCGGAACAAATCCTGGTTTTTCCGCAACTCTGTCACGGCTGTGGTAGCTGCACACTTGCCTGTCCAATGAAAGCAATTTCAGAGTTTCCAAAGGAGGTTGGTAAGCTTAACCAAGGAAAAACTGCTGCATGCATCAAGAACGATTTTGGCGTCATGACCATCAGTGAAGCCATGCCAACGCCCATCATTTATCAATTGAAAGCCTTGGAAAGTGGACCTTCCGATGTCACCCTGCTTGATGCTCCGCCAGGAGCCTCATGTGCGGTTGTGGCGACGATTTATGATGCTGATTATGTCTTGCTGGTCACTGAATCGACCCCCTTTGGTTTGCATGACCTCGAAAAAGCCCTCGGGATTGTCTCAAAAATAGGTTCGCCAGCAGGGGTAATCATTAATCGTGACGGGATTGGCGATGGTCAGGTTGAGGCATACCTTGCGCAAACACCCTATCCAATATTGATGAAAATCCCCTATCATGTGAAAATTGCCGAAGGCTTAGGATCAGGAAAGCTATTGGTGGATATCTTTCCGTCATTACGCGTTGATTTTCTCAATCTTTTTAAACAAATTTCAGAATCAATTTCTACTTGA